DNA from Eriocheir sinensis breed Jianghai 21 unplaced genomic scaffold, ASM2467909v1 Scaffold1166, whole genome shotgun sequence:
GCCTGAGTAGTGAAGTTTTATGCAGCAGACACAGTGGGTTCTGAGGTCACCAAAGCCCACAGTGTTGCGATGAAAGCTCATTTACTTAAAGCAGGTCTGAGTGGGTCAGTACATTTATATATACTTTATGTAAAGATGAAATAGAATAATTACAGAGATAAGTAAATAAGGCGCTGTTGTCCTGAATCACCTTAAAGCCAAGATTAAACAGGTTATGAACTGATATGCCATTTTGATGTAGTGGAGGCATGTGAGATAACAAATGCATCTATAATTCCTATGAACCAGAGAAATTACCAGTACCATGACCTTGCCTGTTGTGGTGCTTGCAGGATGTCGAGGGGATTGAAGAGTATCGCAGTCACACACAGCAGCGGCAGAAGAGGCTGGTTGGCTACCTCGTGCTTTACTCCATTGTCCTGTACCTGATAGCCGCCCTTGtatgctacttttactacttccCAGACAATCTCCAGCACCGGCTCCTCTATGCCATGCCCTTCGTAGTCTTTCCTTTCCTGTGAGTATCACCATTTGAAAACTGGTTGCCATGACAGTTTTGAAATGTTGTCCAAAGATTTTTTCTTTATCCTGTCACCCTCCATATATGTGCCTTCATTAATGAGAACTAACCTTTCAGAGTTTATATACTTAAGCGAATACTGACGTGGTATTATTctcggaaaattaaaaaaaatgaggaaaatttgAAAACTCTATTAGAGCGGAAAGAGAAGATCTTGGAGGATGTGATGGAGACGGAGACATACAAGGTGGCTAAAGAGATCCTGGAGAAGTATGCACCAGATCAGCTACGCAAGAACCAGGTAGGCTGAGGGGGTCATCTTTACAACCAGAGCTAGgccatcttctttatctcttcagaCCAAGGGCTAAACATAAAATTTTGTGCTTTGTGAAGTTCTTTCAGTGGAAAAGAGGCAGTTAGCTAGGTTTCAAGATCCCCCTGAACCTTAACTAACATAAAATGTCTAAAACAACTTCATTAGTCATAGTAAGTGTTAATAGCATCTGAGCCTGTAGGGTTCTGTTTCCTGAGTTTGACCACTCCTTCACCATCCCTCAATATGTCAAATTGGTCTTCATTATTTACTGCTTTTTAGTATATAAGTGTtagtaatcttttttttcttaaataaACAGTCcataaaattcataaaataaactactAGATAAACTGTGCATTGACAGATGCACAAAACAACAGCAGTCAGTGGAGCCTCACCAGTCACTTCTCTCCACTCAGGTTAGTCATCCATTCCAGTCACCAGTTTTAGACCATAATGTGAAATAAAAGTTACCACAAAATGAGTAGTGAGATAACCATTCACCGTTATGATATCAAAGGCTACATTACAGATGTTAGAAGACGGGTAGTGAACACAACCAGCACCCCACAGCCCCGCATGGCTGGTGTTGGGGTGCGGCCGCAGGGGCTACCACACCAGACCCCCATCTTCACCCCCAGGCCCATAATAACGCCTCAGGCCACACCAGTCAGACCAGGTAAACTGCTTTGTGTTATATATTTATGGACACAGTTACTGACCTAGAAGGTACTATTGTGTCAGACTTTGAGCGTCTCCCTCCAGCAGTCCCTTACTGCTTTACTTAATCCTTTACCATGAACTGATTGAAGATATttagttgaaccacacaaaagaGTAAAATACCTTTCTTTGTCCTTTGTTTTCTGTAGCTATCTCACCAAATCCAGGCCACTACTGAGAGTTTGGCTGCAATTATTTGTCTGCTGTTCTTTGGATTTCTTTTCTTATGCCATAGTATTATAGCAAGAGACCTAAGCTCTTATCACTTAAGCTTTTAGTCTTATGCTCACTGAGTTTTAGCTGTAGCATACAGTGAATATAATAAAATTTTACTGTTTGACTAATTTTTCTGTTTTAACAATGCTCCCTAGCCTAATGCCTGAGATACAGTTCTATAAGCCTAACGTAGAGTGAGGATGTGTTGGCATTGCAGTGGGTGGTGTGggtcccttgaggtcagttccagcgtTGGGCTCCCCACCCGGCCCTCCAGGACCCAGACTAGGCCTGACCTCCTCTGCCCAGGTGTCCTCCCTCCAGACTCCAATGCCCCGTCAGTGTCCCATCTGCTGGTCCTTCATGTGACAACCTGATGGCTGTCATTTAATTCTCGtagataaaaaaagtgaaaaaatacatTCCATCAAAATTTATCACATTCTGCAAATATACTACTGCTGGTATATTCTTGTGCagtattttatgtacattttcaaAGCCATTATTTTAAATACATTTGCATAGTATTATAATTATGAAGTACTATTCTTCAGAATAATTAAATTCAATGCCTGACCCTTAACAAGCAAGAACTTGTTTGCATTCATTAGATATTTAATTATTTACACTTAGAACTTAATAAGAGATCATATGGTATTTAATGATAATTGGCCATTCagcataaatatttttttgtgttactACAAAATTTGCATATCAGCAAGAAAGCTTGTAAACATGTGTCCATTTCTATAACAGGTGGAGAAGTGGTTAGGGGGGAGGGTGGCCCCCCCGGGCCCCCTATGCCGCGGCCAGTGCTTCCCCGCGAGAGAGGTTACCTGGATCGCTTCATAGAGTACTTGGTGGGTGACGGCCCCGCCAACCGCTTTGCCTTGGTGTGCCGGCAGTGTGAGTCGCACAATGGCATGGCCCTCAAGGATGAATTCCAGTACCTGGGTGAGTAAAGAttatctcttctattctcttcccccTCTGATTTGAATGACTTCATTTGAATAACCATTGTAGAAGAACCacttttttcaaatatatatatatgaagctaTAAGTAACAGAGTCAGCCAAACACCAATTGAAGAAAAATGCACATATGGACTTCTTTCTTGCTGCATCATAAACAGATTATTCATAATTTTTGCCAGGGACTTTTGCACACAAGATTATTGATAGTTCTCCATTGTTGCAGCTTTCCGGTGTGCTTACTGCTTCTACTGGAACCCTGCCCGAAAGCAGCGCCCCTCAGCCCCCCGCCTGGAGGACCTGGCTCCCCAGCTGCCCCCTCCCCTGCCCACTACTCAGGaccaagatgaagaggaggaggaggatcaagaatcATCAtcaggtgaagaagaggaggaagaagaagaaggaggtgcaGAAGGTAAGGTGTTAATTCAGTGAAGTTACAAAATGACAACATTTTCTTGCTGTTACTGCAAAATGTAATCTTAGGTCATTATGTAAAAATGAATGAGGGTCAAAAAATGACAATGAATGTATTTGGCATCCTACAAAGAGCTGATTGGCATTATTACAGTAGATATGGTAAAACCTGAACATTATCATCCCCTACAATGGCTGCCATTTCCACAGAATCTGAAAGCAACAGctctggtgaggaggaggagggcccagCATCCTCAGAGATGTCTAGCACCAAGGCCACATCAAGTCAGGAAGGTGAGTTGCCTTGGGAATGTAGTAATGAGATTCAGTTGACTGACCATCATTAGGTGACATCATCATGACAAATATGATGCATATCTGGCCGGGCAAACATTCCAAAAAAACTGGAGTAATCGAATGATGCCCCTGGGTGTTGTAAGGGTAACGAGTCGGATAGGACCCCATGCCTTAGGTACATGATCCTAATTTGCCTCTATAGGTATTATGCTTTCAGTGGCTCTACCTTGCCACCCTCCCTAGGGAGTAACAGTTAGTCAGTGATGATTTATGTAGTTCATGTGAACATATCTTTAAATCAATTAAACTGAAATTGCTTATCAGACTCAGTTAAACAAAATTAGAGTTTAACTAATTTATATTGAATAACCAGGTCAACTTTACAGAATTATTTTAATTTTGAGATCCAGTTAGCTCAGGTGCAGAATGTTGTCATctgcagtattttttttacaagggCTGTGGATATTTGTGTTGTAGAGTCAG
Protein-coding regions in this window:
- the LOC126989419 gene encoding endoplasmic reticulum junction formation protein lunapark-A-like isoform X1 codes for the protein MGLIISRFRKKPSTKELLEKIQKDVEGIEEYRSHTQQRQKRLVGYLVLYSIVLYLIAALVCYFYYFPDNLQHRLLYAMPFVVFPFLVYILKRILTWYYSRKIKKNEENLKTLLERKEKILEDVMETETYKVAKEILEKYAPDQLRKNQMHKTTAVSGASPVTSLHSDVRRRVVNTTSTPQPRMAGVGVRPQGLPHQTPIFTPRPIITPQATPVRPVGGVGPLRSVPALGSPPGPPGPRLGLTSSAQVSSLQTPMPRGEVVRGEGGPPGPPMPRPVLPRERGYLDRFIEYLVGDGPANRFALVCRQCESHNGMALKDEFQYLAFRCAYCFYWNPARKQRPSAPRLEDLAPQLPPPLPTTQDQDEEEEEDQESSSGEEEEEEEEGGAEESESNSSGEEEEGPASSEMSSTKATSSQEGVCCAPPPGSLEDLAKSTPSSDPTTSDDHPPPSGDAALGSAGLTSSSTTPPSSTNEAEETE
- the LOC126989419 gene encoding endoplasmic reticulum junction formation protein lunapark-A-like isoform X3, with the protein product MGLIISRFRKKPSTKELLEKIQKDVEGIEEYRSHTQQRQKRLVGYLVLYSIVLYLIAALVCYFYYFPDNLQHRLLYAMPFVVFPFLVYILKRILTWYYSRKIKKNEENLKTLLERKEKILEDVMETETYKVAKEILEKYAPDQLRKNQMHKTTAVSGASPVTSLHSDVRRRVVNTTSTPQPRMAGVGVRPQGLPHQTPIFTPRPIITPQATPVRPGGEVVRGEGGPPGPPMPRPVLPRERGYLDRFIEYLVGDGPANRFALVCRQCESHNGMALKDEFQYLAFRCAYCFYWNPARKQRPSAPRLEDLAPQLPPPLPTTQDQDEEEEEDQESSSGEEEEEEEEGGAEESESNSSGEEEEGPASSEMSSTKATSSQEGVCCAPPPGSLEDLAKSTPSSDPTTSDDHPPPSGDAALGSAGLTSSSTTPPSSTNEAEETE
- the LOC126989419 gene encoding endoplasmic reticulum junction formation protein lunapark-A-like isoform X2 codes for the protein MGLIISRFRKKPSTKELLEKIQKDVEGIEEYRSHTQQRQKRLVGYLVLYSIVLYLIAALVCYFYYFPDNLQHRLLYAMPFVVFPFLVYILKRILTWYYSRKIKKNEENLKTLLERKEKILEDVMETETYKVAKEILEKYAPDQLRKNQMHKTTAVSGASPVTSLHSDVRRRVVNTTSTPQPRMAGVGVRPQGLPHQTPIFTPRPIITPQATPVRPVGGVGPLRSVPALGSPPGPPGPRLGLTSSAQVSSLQTPMPRGEVVRGEGGPPGPPMPRPVLPRERGYLDRFIEYLVGDGPANRFALVCRQCESHNGMALKDEFQYLAFRCAYCFYWNPARKQRPSAPRLEDLAPQLPPPLPTTQDQDEEEEEDQESSSGEEEEEEEEGGAEESESNSSGEEEEGPASSEMSSTKATSSQEGSLEDLAKSTPSSDPTTSDDHPPPSGDAALGSAGLTSSSTTPPSSTNEAEETE
- the LOC126989419 gene encoding endoplasmic reticulum junction formation protein lunapark-A-like isoform X4, translated to MPFVVFPFLVYILKRILTWYYSRKIKKNEENLKTLLERKEKILEDVMETETYKVAKEILEKYAPDQLRKNQMHKTTAVSGASPVTSLHSDVRRRVVNTTSTPQPRMAGVGVRPQGLPHQTPIFTPRPIITPQATPVRPVGGVGPLRSVPALGSPPGPPGPRLGLTSSAQVSSLQTPMPRGEVVRGEGGPPGPPMPRPVLPRERGYLDRFIEYLVGDGPANRFALVCRQCESHNGMALKDEFQYLAFRCAYCFYWNPARKQRPSAPRLEDLAPQLPPPLPTTQDQDEEEEEDQESSSGEEEEEEEEGGAEESESNSSGEEEEGPASSEMSSTKATSSQEGVCCAPPPGSLEDLAKSTPSSDPTTSDDHPPPSGDAALGSAGLTSSSTTPPSSTNEAEETE